A stretch of Gasterosteus aculeatus chromosome 4, fGasAcu3.hap1.1, whole genome shotgun sequence DNA encodes these proteins:
- the tcp11l2 gene encoding T-complex protein 11-like protein 2 isoform X2: MPLNDERPGGEDRVDEPSTSGLDGSRESIAGDHAAKSRSPSAGPPKTFTVDGVNESTRDLFNLRFAHEIIVNPSFHLQPDLLPQGSLWKMVKDNLHKAYWDILESELNDDPPEYGQAIRLLEEILLSMLRPGTNWMRAQITEVLDMDMIRQQADNDAVDIQGLASYIITIMGQMCSQVRDKDIEKLRQSPDNMVTRFKEIFRVLDLMKVDIVNFTIDDLRPVLMSPGVDFERATFHRILGDKPGALEITTAWIKSALEELSSSNTKEQCDGQEKGPRPPPGPFQLLNAAFLRILTWDYKKSALPETWMQDEKRLREIQCQLRQGQAVNAVLLIIYSTVGGPVQGLPSLSFRLMWNISVLLEGMHSPDFNLEKALESVSAQICCDLNKSLTERDYPALTPALQATLTGQICSIAQKDNPIRTLVEDRVQQYFTALLCDPKSQVKPIPAGLTPIQIELASIGAKFISLVNHNRRVYGPFYADIIKKLMFSSSPPAANPAQDTTPDPVSFK, encoded by the exons ATGCCTCTCAACGACGAACGGCCCGGCGGAGAGGACCGGGTAGACGAGCCGTCCACCAGCGGCCTGGACGGGTCCCGTGAAAGCATCGCTGGCGACCACGCCGCCAAAAGCCGCTCGCCCTCCG CGGGCCCCCCCAAAACATTCACCGTGGATGGGGTCAATGAGTCCACCAGAGACCTGTTCAATCTGCGCTTTGCCCATGAGATCATTGTGAACCCCAGCTTCCATTTGCAACCAGACCTCCTACCTCAGGGCAG TTTATGGAAGATGGTTAAAGATAATCTGCACAAGGCTTACTGGGACATTCTGGAGTCGGAGCTGAACGACGACCCGCCCGAGTATGGGCAAGCCATCAGGCTACTGGAGGAG ATTTTACTGTCAATGCTTCGTCCGGGCACCAATTGGATGCGGGCTCAGATCACGGAGGTGCTGGACATGGACATGATCCGTCAGCAGGCCGACAACGACGCCGTAGACATCCAAGGGCTCGCCTCttacatcatcaccatcatgggTCAGATGTGTTCACAAGTTAGGGATAAGGATATCGAGAAGCTCCGCCAAAGCCCCGATAACATGGTGACACGGTTCAA GGAGATCTTCCGTGTACTGGACCTGATGAAGGTTGACATCGTCAACTTTACAATCGATGATCTGAGGCCTGTGCTCATGAGTCCGGGGGTTGATTTTGAGAGGGCGACGTTCCATAGAATCCTGGGCGACAAACCCG GTGCTTTGGAGATCACCACTGCGTGGATCAAGTCCGCACTCGAGGAGCTGTCGTCCTCCAACACCAAGGAACAATGTGATGGCCAGGAAAAAGGACCGCGGCCGCCTCCCGGGCCCTTTCAGCTCCTCAACGCTGCCTTCCTCCGCATCCTCACATGGGACTACAAGAAGAGCGCACTGCCTGAG ACCTGGATGCAGGATGAGAAACGTCTGCGGGAGATTCAGTGTCAGCTCCGTCAGGGCCAGGCGGTCAACGCGGTGCTGCTCATTATCTACAGTACCGTTGGAGGTCCGGTCCAGGGTCTGCCCTCCTTGTCCTTCCGCCTGATGTGGAATATTAGTGTGCTGCTGGAAGGGATGCACAGCCC GGACTTTAACCTAGAAAAGGCACTCGAGAGCGTGAGCGCACAAATCTGCTGCGATCTCAACAAGTCTTTAACCGAGAGGGACTACCCGGCGCTGACCCCGGCGCTGCAGGCCACCCTCACCGGCCAGATCTGCAGCATCGCTCAGAAGGACAACCCCATCCGCACCCTCGTTG AGGATCGGGTGCAGCAGTACTTTACAGCACTCCTCTGTGATCCTAAGTCGCAGGTCAAACCGATACCAGCCGGCTTGACTCCCATCCAGATTGAACTAGCGTCGATAGGAGCCAAGTTCATCTCCCTGGTTAACCACAACCGGAGGGTCTATGGACCTTTCTACGCGGACATCATCAAgaagctgatgttcagcagcaGTCCGCCAGCAGCAAACCCTGCGCAGGACACCACTCCGGACCCTGTCTCCTTCAAATAA
- the tcp11l2 gene encoding T-complex protein 11-like protein 2 isoform X1: MPLNDERPGGEDRVDEPSTSGLDGSRESIAGDHAAKSRSPSAGPPKTFTVDGVNESTRDLFNLRFAHEIIVNPSFHLQPDLLPQGSLWKMVKDNLHKAYWDILESELNDDPPEYGQAIRLLEEVREILLSMLRPGTNWMRAQITEVLDMDMIRQQADNDAVDIQGLASYIITIMGQMCSQVRDKDIEKLRQSPDNMVTRFKEIFRVLDLMKVDIVNFTIDDLRPVLMSPGVDFERATFHRILGDKPGALEITTAWIKSALEELSSSNTKEQCDGQEKGPRPPPGPFQLLNAAFLRILTWDYKKSALPETWMQDEKRLREIQCQLRQGQAVNAVLLIIYSTVGGPVQGLPSLSFRLMWNISVLLEGMHSPDFNLEKALESVSAQICCDLNKSLTERDYPALTPALQATLTGQICSIAQKDNPIRTLVEDRVQQYFTALLCDPKSQVKPIPAGLTPIQIELASIGAKFISLVNHNRRVYGPFYADIIKKLMFSSSPPAANPAQDTTPDPVSFK; encoded by the exons ATGCCTCTCAACGACGAACGGCCCGGCGGAGAGGACCGGGTAGACGAGCCGTCCACCAGCGGCCTGGACGGGTCCCGTGAAAGCATCGCTGGCGACCACGCCGCCAAAAGCCGCTCGCCCTCCG CGGGCCCCCCCAAAACATTCACCGTGGATGGGGTCAATGAGTCCACCAGAGACCTGTTCAATCTGCGCTTTGCCCATGAGATCATTGTGAACCCCAGCTTCCATTTGCAACCAGACCTCCTACCTCAGGGCAG TTTATGGAAGATGGTTAAAGATAATCTGCACAAGGCTTACTGGGACATTCTGGAGTCGGAGCTGAACGACGACCCGCCCGAGTATGGGCAAGCCATCAGGCTACTGGAGGAGGTCAGAGAG ATTTTACTGTCAATGCTTCGTCCGGGCACCAATTGGATGCGGGCTCAGATCACGGAGGTGCTGGACATGGACATGATCCGTCAGCAGGCCGACAACGACGCCGTAGACATCCAAGGGCTCGCCTCttacatcatcaccatcatgggTCAGATGTGTTCACAAGTTAGGGATAAGGATATCGAGAAGCTCCGCCAAAGCCCCGATAACATGGTGACACGGTTCAA GGAGATCTTCCGTGTACTGGACCTGATGAAGGTTGACATCGTCAACTTTACAATCGATGATCTGAGGCCTGTGCTCATGAGTCCGGGGGTTGATTTTGAGAGGGCGACGTTCCATAGAATCCTGGGCGACAAACCCG GTGCTTTGGAGATCACCACTGCGTGGATCAAGTCCGCACTCGAGGAGCTGTCGTCCTCCAACACCAAGGAACAATGTGATGGCCAGGAAAAAGGACCGCGGCCGCCTCCCGGGCCCTTTCAGCTCCTCAACGCTGCCTTCCTCCGCATCCTCACATGGGACTACAAGAAGAGCGCACTGCCTGAG ACCTGGATGCAGGATGAGAAACGTCTGCGGGAGATTCAGTGTCAGCTCCGTCAGGGCCAGGCGGTCAACGCGGTGCTGCTCATTATCTACAGTACCGTTGGAGGTCCGGTCCAGGGTCTGCCCTCCTTGTCCTTCCGCCTGATGTGGAATATTAGTGTGCTGCTGGAAGGGATGCACAGCCC GGACTTTAACCTAGAAAAGGCACTCGAGAGCGTGAGCGCACAAATCTGCTGCGATCTCAACAAGTCTTTAACCGAGAGGGACTACCCGGCGCTGACCCCGGCGCTGCAGGCCACCCTCACCGGCCAGATCTGCAGCATCGCTCAGAAGGACAACCCCATCCGCACCCTCGTTG AGGATCGGGTGCAGCAGTACTTTACAGCACTCCTCTGTGATCCTAAGTCGCAGGTCAAACCGATACCAGCCGGCTTGACTCCCATCCAGATTGAACTAGCGTCGATAGGAGCCAAGTTCATCTCCCTGGTTAACCACAACCGGAGGGTCTATGGACCTTTCTACGCGGACATCATCAAgaagctgatgttcagcagcaGTCCGCCAGCAGCAAACCCTGCGCAGGACACCACTCCGGACCCTGTCTCCTTCAAATAA